Proteins encoded by one window of Akkermansia muciniphila ATCC BAA-835:
- a CDS encoding tyrosine-type recombinase/integrase — MKKAPNTNKLKYVGAALLEGESVTLIQAARLVLEIKEALGDEICTITRCREVVSLGLNAIKNKHQTVSFGTAAVECLRSKSHRRPRTLTDIRSIIHKLKKSNPELEHTSLRNLSVEECQNILMNTFTTSRQRHKARLILSGIFSFSVKRGWCDENPILRVDTPFLQEQEIPALTLKEITQLLKAAMEEFDGSCAAGAALMIFAGIRPQEVERLLWENIALRDGCIILNSKHTKTGGARHVTILPVLAKWLKFCRDRTKPGPGTPICPKGWTIKWRKIRKKAGWGGRKKSWVPDCLRHTYASYHAKHFKDYNLLQMEMGHRSSSLLRTRYLNMKGISPQTATRFWALTPAKVIEETKPPEEPPVS; from the coding sequence ATGAAAAAAGCACCGAATACAAACAAATTGAAATATGTCGGAGCCGCACTTCTGGAGGGGGAATCAGTCACCCTGATCCAGGCTGCAAGGCTGGTATTAGAAATCAAGGAAGCCCTTGGAGATGAAATCTGTACCATTACCCGGTGCCGGGAAGTCGTCTCCCTGGGATTGAACGCCATTAAAAACAAACATCAAACCGTCAGTTTCGGCACGGCGGCCGTGGAATGCCTGCGTTCCAAAAGCCACCGCCGTCCCCGGACGCTGACGGACATCAGGAGCATCATCCACAAGCTTAAAAAGAGCAATCCGGAACTGGAACACACCTCCCTGCGCAACCTGAGCGTGGAGGAATGCCAGAACATCCTGATGAATACCTTTACCACATCCCGGCAGAGGCACAAAGCGAGGCTCATCTTGAGCGGAATTTTCTCGTTCTCCGTCAAACGCGGATGGTGTGACGAGAATCCCATCCTCCGTGTAGACACGCCTTTTCTGCAGGAGCAGGAAATCCCCGCTCTGACGCTGAAGGAAATAACTCAGCTTCTCAAGGCGGCCATGGAAGAATTTGACGGAAGCTGCGCAGCTGGAGCGGCGCTGATGATCTTTGCAGGAATCCGCCCGCAGGAAGTGGAACGCCTGCTCTGGGAAAACATCGCTCTCCGCGACGGCTGTATCATTCTGAACTCCAAGCATACCAAAACCGGAGGCGCCAGACACGTCACCATCCTGCCCGTGCTCGCCAAATGGCTCAAATTCTGCCGTGACAGGACCAAACCCGGCCCCGGAACTCCCATCTGCCCGAAAGGGTGGACAATCAAGTGGCGCAAAATCCGGAAAAAAGCCGGCTGGGGAGGAAGAAAAAAATCATGGGTGCCGGACTGCCTGCGGCACACCTACGCCAGCTACCACGCCAAGCACTTCAAGGACTACAACCTGTTGCAAATGGAAATGGGGCACCGCTCCTCCTCCCTGCTCCGCACACGGTACTTGAACATGAAAGGCATCTCTCCGCAAACGGCCACGCGCTTCTGGGCCCTGACGCCAGCCAAGGTCATTGAAGAAACGAAACCGCCGGAAGAACCGCCGGTCTCCTGA
- a CDS encoding porin family protein has product MNTKTIITSLGLMGLSCTAQAASSDPWNYYRMGGNYSSAYSTRYDSNFGMSIRGMYGFHSGNDYGIDMPDLYGAQLGLHANIPAGSVFHELSFNLGALTGSKTYEGELKWKQQVFPFTAGYSFNVPLSDSATFYLGGKIGLHYYKQELSGGGGKVSESDSSGTYSALIGFKFAVAEKTDIVIGYEITKYWSDVDPYHFITVGFSWSF; this is encoded by the coding sequence ATGAACACGAAAACCATCATCACCAGTTTGGGGCTTATGGGCCTCTCATGTACCGCACAGGCCGCCTCTAGTGACCCTTGGAACTATTATAGAATGGGAGGGAATTATAGTTCCGCATATTCAACACGGTATGATTCCAATTTTGGAATGAGCATTAGAGGAATGTACGGATTCCATTCGGGGAATGATTATGGAATAGATATGCCAGACCTGTACGGTGCCCAATTAGGACTTCACGCTAACATTCCAGCGGGTTCTGTTTTCCATGAATTATCTTTCAATCTCGGCGCGCTTACAGGTTCTAAAACCTACGAAGGGGAGTTGAAATGGAAACAACAGGTATTCCCATTTACCGCTGGATATTCTTTTAATGTCCCCTTATCTGATTCTGCCACTTTCTATTTAGGCGGCAAAATAGGCCTTCATTATTATAAACAGGAACTCTCTGGAGGTGGAGGAAAAGTATCTGAGTCTGATTCTAGTGGAACTTACTCGGCATTAATCGGTTTCAAATTTGCTGTTGCAGAAAAAACAGACATCGTTATTGGATATGAAATAACGAAATACTGGTCAGATGTTGACCCATACCACTTTATCACAGTTGGCTTTAGCTGGTCATTCTAA
- a CDS encoding IS1595-like element ISAmu1 family transposase, whose amino-acid sequence MNDRLTISLFELFEKFPNEESAKKYLEEKRWGDKVVCPFCGKSEKQYRVKRNGVEGYFECGECGKVYTVRTGTIFERSHVPLHKWIFAFYLVVTSRKGISSMQLSKEIGVTQKTAWFMLQRIREACNSNHDDDDNNGFLSGIVEADGVYIGGKESNKHESQKLKAGRGIVGKTAVLGMRARAGKVLARVIPDTSRDTVHQVLNKYLSRDSVLVTDEHASYKESQFNHQVVNHSAKQYVDGMAHTNGIESVWAVLKRGFYGIYHSFSTKHLQRYVDEFAYRLNEGNVKIHTWVRLDSLMAKAFSTRITYAELKN is encoded by the coding sequence ATGAACGACCGCTTAACTATTTCACTTTTTGAGCTTTTTGAAAAATTCCCCAATGAGGAATCAGCTAAAAAGTATTTAGAGGAAAAGCGGTGGGGCGATAAGGTAGTTTGCCCGTTCTGCGGGAAAAGCGAAAAACAGTATAGAGTAAAGAGGAACGGGGTTGAGGGGTATTTTGAATGCGGGGAGTGCGGGAAAGTTTATACTGTGAGGACTGGAACTATTTTTGAGAGAAGCCATGTTCCACTTCATAAATGGATTTTTGCCTTCTATTTAGTAGTGACTTCCAGAAAGGGTATTAGCTCCATGCAACTTTCCAAGGAAATTGGGGTTACGCAAAAAACGGCGTGGTTCATGCTTCAAAGGATTAGGGAAGCATGCAATTCCAACCATGATGACGATGACAATAACGGCTTTCTATCTGGAATTGTTGAAGCTGATGGGGTGTATATTGGAGGCAAGGAATCCAATAAGCACGAATCTCAGAAATTGAAGGCTGGGCGCGGAATTGTTGGAAAGACAGCGGTTTTAGGAATGAGAGCCAGAGCAGGAAAGGTTTTAGCAAGGGTTATTCCCGACACTTCAAGAGATACAGTTCACCAAGTTTTGAATAAGTATTTGAGCCGGGATTCCGTTCTGGTTACTGATGAACATGCTTCTTACAAAGAATCACAGTTCAATCATCAGGTGGTGAATCATAGTGCCAAGCAGTATGTTGACGGAATGGCCCATACTAACGGCATCGAGAGCGTATGGGCGGTTTTGAAGAGAGGATTCTATGGAATCTACCATTCATTCAGCACAAAACATTTACAGAGATATGTAGATGAATTTGCGTATCGGTTGAATGAGGGAAATGTGAAAATCCACACATGGGTAAGATTGGATTCTCTTATGGCTAAAGCATTTTCGACGAGAATTACTTACGCCGAATTGAAGAATTGA
- a CDS encoding glycoside hydrolase family 2 protein, translating to MKKGSNTISVLVDNTQRNHIAPQRGDFSMFGGLYRPIELIETDGVCIDPLFYASPGVFITTKSLSKSKAEVEVKTLLNSDGKAGDVDVAVEILDMKGRKVAGKTVKAAAGEKNRLEVPVTLAIANPVLWNGVKNPYLYQVKTSIRTADGQTDELVQPLGLRTVSVNPKEGFVLNGKTMQIKGVSRHQDMKGKGWALSPEDEARDIRLIADMGADGVRTGHYPASTNIYDLCDKAGLIVWSEVPNVNLVWDTPEFRENNRLQAREMIFQHWNHPSICMWGIFNEIGHQPEAATRGVDMEAELTELNKFVKETDPSRMTVGASNQAGRRKLNNIPDHIAFNTYPGWYGGGPETMKGNLNGYIRDYGGKMGIAVSEYGHGASAGMHENPAKRPSPTGFWHPEEWQSHAHEINYRCIRERPEVWGAFVWNMFDFGSSSRFEGESPGINDKGLVTYDRKTPKDAYFFYRANWSPRPTVYITSRRFAERTEKTVPVKVYSNGSVVKLSVNGKPVGSVKPDDLKRAVWPEVTLKPGVNTITATASIGGKTYTDSCKWTLNPAGGDGKKDSERYQDPSLKKYK from the coding sequence TTGAAAAAAGGCTCCAATACGATTTCCGTTCTGGTGGACAACACGCAGCGTAATCATATCGCCCCCCAGCGCGGGGATTTTTCCATGTTCGGCGGGCTGTACCGGCCCATTGAACTGATTGAGACGGACGGTGTCTGCATTGATCCTCTTTTTTATGCTTCTCCCGGCGTTTTCATCACCACAAAGTCTTTAAGCAAATCCAAGGCCGAGGTGGAAGTGAAGACCCTTCTCAATTCGGACGGAAAGGCCGGGGATGTGGATGTTGCCGTGGAAATCCTGGACATGAAGGGCAGGAAGGTAGCCGGGAAGACGGTAAAGGCCGCCGCCGGGGAAAAGAATAGACTGGAGGTTCCCGTAACGCTGGCAATCGCCAATCCCGTACTCTGGAACGGAGTGAAGAATCCTTACCTGTACCAGGTGAAAACTTCCATCAGGACGGCGGATGGCCAGACGGATGAGCTGGTGCAGCCGCTGGGCCTGAGGACGGTTTCCGTCAATCCCAAGGAAGGTTTTGTCCTGAACGGAAAGACCATGCAGATCAAGGGGGTCAGCCGCCATCAGGATATGAAGGGGAAGGGGTGGGCCCTTTCCCCGGAAGATGAGGCGCGGGATATCAGGCTGATTGCGGATATGGGGGCGGATGGGGTTAGAACGGGCCACTATCCCGCATCCACCAATATTTACGACCTGTGCGACAAGGCGGGGCTGATTGTCTGGTCCGAGGTCCCCAATGTCAACCTGGTGTGGGATACGCCGGAGTTCCGGGAGAATAACCGCCTCCAGGCCCGGGAGATGATTTTCCAGCATTGGAATCATCCCTCCATTTGCATGTGGGGAATTTTCAATGAAATCGGACACCAGCCCGAGGCTGCCACGAGAGGAGTGGACATGGAAGCTGAGTTGACGGAATTGAACAAGTTCGTGAAGGAGACGGATCCCTCCCGCATGACCGTGGGGGCTAGCAATCAGGCGGGCCGCAGAAAACTGAACAATATTCCTGACCACATCGCATTCAATACGTATCCCGGCTGGTACGGAGGAGGGCCCGAAACCATGAAGGGTAACCTGAACGGCTACATCCGCGACTATGGCGGCAAGATGGGCATTGCCGTCAGTGAGTATGGTCACGGCGCCAGCGCGGGCATGCATGAGAATCCGGCCAAAAGGCCGTCTCCCACCGGATTCTGGCATCCGGAGGAATGGCAGTCCCATGCGCATGAGATCAATTACAGGTGCATCAGGGAAAGGCCGGAGGTGTGGGGGGCCTTTGTCTGGAACATGTTTGACTTCGGTTCCTCTTCCCGTTTTGAGGGGGAAAGCCCCGGCATTAACGACAAGGGGCTGGTGACCTATGACCGCAAGACGCCCAAGGACGCCTATTTTTTCTACAGGGCCAACTGGAGCCCCCGTCCTACCGTATACATCACATCCCGCAGGTTTGCGGAACGTACGGAAAAAACGGTGCCCGTGAAGGTTTACAGCAATGGTTCCGTGGTGAAGCTGAGCGTCAACGGGAAGCCCGTTGGGAGTGTCAAACCGGATGATTTGAAGCGCGCCGTCTGGCCGGAAGTGACTCTCAAGCCCGGCGTCAACACTATTACGGCCACGGCTTCCATAGGAGGGAAAACGTACACGGATTCCTGCAAGTGGACGTTGAACCCTGCCGGAGGTGACGGGAAGAAGGATTCAGAGCGTTATCAGGATCCGTCCCTGAAAAAGTATAAGTAA
- a CDS encoding glycoside hydrolase family 2, producing the protein MKTVRAFLFSVMCLAPALPLLGDVPDWENEEVTGINKEAPRASVFPASDKTLSLNGDWKFKFSMTPDERPADFFNPSYSVSGWDTVKVPSNWQLYGYGTAIYTNVPYPFKPNPPKVMGEPPKNWPAYRERNSVGSYRRDFNLPVSWKGEQVMIRFDGVESAFYVWVNGRQVGYSEDSYTGAEFDLTPYVRPGRNTIAVEVYRWSDGSYLEDQDFLRLSGIFRDVTLFAQPQTHVRDLFLKAGLDREDYTTGVLDGTFTIRNSGKKDIPAGMKLNYSIDGISTKLNWEGRNGSGRVQTDNRGRLDSGTLEVPSIPSGGEVQISLNRKFPGVKPWTAETPNLYRVTYSLNGKDTRSVNIGFRSVEIADNGAVLINGRAVKFKGVNRHEAHPDYGRAIPREVMEKDVQIIKAHNINTVRCSHYPNHPYFYELCDRYGLYVMDEANCEAHGIRNSSMDISRKPSWKKAHVERNMSMVHRSKNHPSIVFWSLGNESGNGPNFEAAAAAVRAYDTTRPLHYCEFPHGHKAVDMDSAMYPPVDRVENWGKQKTSRPFFVCEYAHSMGNALGNFKEYMDAFESSPRMVGGAIWDFVDQSLRANPAGNGIYKPAPFKGVTQAYGGMFGDRPNQANFCDNGIILGNRNTTAKTKEVKKVYQYMAFERKDGSLSVRNKYFHKPLKGYTLYLVSLVPGGGHAVERMVLPEVPPGKSATVNLPSAAMRTGSLMVLADARFKLPEDVKELSSKQLEHVVNECEAYEWFPASAEKEVPVPPPAALPAVSVLQGDSVAVQGKGFSASFKNGMLSSLRYGGRDLILPGYPVELQAYRSPVDNDAWIRSKVEGKMKMQNMKAEYSDVKAAVISPGVARITAQFRTKGSELAFSGEVAWTVFGNGIINASVRMYPSAKGEELLRLGVTFGMPAAYDRVEYLGLGPWDNYRDRRTSCWKDIFRTSVDDMFFAYSRPQDMGNRMETDWIALSKPQEDQALWVGAASPRAPLEVSVLRYTPKELNDARSLDRLPEKNKVIVNLDAFQMGLGGSSCGPRPLVKYQTLSGATALGFVLAPSSALLNLARTGLAVPHSPVIERDGDGMVSLTSSTPEAEIKYSVNKGPEKTYRNPFKLPEGEVRAWAASMKSGKVPSTSPGERKFPLVKGQGEWKILSASSEEPDTGFAHFAIDGNPDTYWHTSYTNGLPGFPHSIAVDMGTRMKFTGFIYTPRMDKDKGLISQYTFSVSDDGRNWREVKKGQFSYHYIRKDPAVQRIDFGRPVEARYFKLDARSPVRGGEQSATVAELNIITQ; encoded by the coding sequence ATGAAGACGGTACGCGCGTTTCTGTTTTCCGTGATGTGTCTGGCTCCGGCTCTTCCCCTGCTGGGGGATGTTCCGGATTGGGAAAATGAAGAGGTGACGGGAATCAATAAGGAGGCTCCCCGAGCCTCCGTTTTTCCGGCATCGGATAAAACGTTGAGCTTGAACGGGGATTGGAAGTTCAAATTTTCCATGACTCCGGACGAGAGGCCTGCCGATTTCTTCAATCCCTCTTATTCCGTTTCCGGATGGGATACGGTCAAGGTTCCTTCCAACTGGCAGCTTTACGGTTATGGAACGGCCATTTACACGAATGTTCCCTATCCATTCAAGCCGAATCCTCCCAAGGTAATGGGGGAACCGCCCAAGAACTGGCCGGCGTACAGGGAGCGTAATTCCGTGGGTTCCTACCGCCGGGATTTCAATTTGCCCGTTTCCTGGAAGGGAGAGCAGGTGATGATCCGGTTTGACGGGGTGGAGTCCGCCTTTTATGTGTGGGTAAATGGCCGTCAAGTCGGCTATTCCGAAGATTCCTATACAGGGGCGGAGTTTGACCTTACTCCCTATGTCAGGCCCGGCAGGAATACGATTGCCGTGGAAGTATACCGCTGGAGCGACGGTTCTTACCTGGAGGACCAGGATTTCCTGCGCCTTTCCGGCATTTTCCGGGACGTGACCCTGTTTGCCCAGCCGCAGACGCACGTGCGTGACCTGTTCCTGAAGGCCGGACTGGACAGGGAGGATTACACAACCGGGGTACTGGACGGAACGTTCACCATCCGCAATTCCGGTAAAAAGGATATTCCCGCCGGCATGAAGCTGAATTATTCCATCGACGGGATTTCCACCAAATTGAACTGGGAGGGCAGGAACGGTTCCGGCCGCGTGCAGACGGACAACAGGGGAAGGCTGGATTCCGGAACGCTGGAGGTTCCCTCCATTCCCTCCGGAGGCGAGGTGCAGATTTCCCTGAACAGGAAATTTCCCGGTGTGAAGCCATGGACGGCGGAAACGCCCAACCTGTACAGGGTGACTTATTCTCTGAATGGAAAGGATACCCGTTCCGTCAATATCGGGTTCCGTTCCGTGGAGATTGCGGATAACGGCGCCGTGCTGATTAACGGCAGAGCCGTCAAGTTCAAGGGTGTCAACCGCCATGAAGCCCATCCCGATTACGGGCGCGCCATTCCGCGGGAAGTGATGGAAAAGGACGTGCAGATTATCAAGGCGCATAATATCAATACCGTCCGTTGTTCCCACTATCCCAATCATCCTTATTTTTATGAGTTGTGCGACCGCTACGGCCTGTACGTGATGGACGAAGCCAACTGCGAAGCCCACGGCATCCGCAATAGCAGCATGGATATTTCCCGGAAGCCTTCCTGGAAGAAAGCCCATGTGGAGCGCAATATGAGCATGGTGCATCGTTCCAAGAACCACCCTTCCATTGTTTTCTGGTCCCTGGGCAATGAGTCCGGAAACGGTCCCAATTTTGAGGCGGCAGCGGCGGCTGTCAGGGCTTATGACACTACGCGGCCCCTCCATTACTGCGAATTTCCGCACGGCCACAAGGCCGTGGATATGGATTCCGCCATGTATCCGCCCGTGGACCGGGTGGAAAACTGGGGGAAGCAGAAAACTTCCCGCCCCTTTTTCGTGTGCGAATATGCCCACTCCATGGGGAATGCCCTGGGGAATTTCAAGGAGTACATGGATGCCTTCGAGTCTTCCCCGCGCATGGTGGGCGGGGCCATCTGGGATTTCGTGGACCAGTCCCTCCGCGCCAATCCTGCCGGAAACGGCATTTACAAGCCCGCCCCTTTCAAGGGAGTAACACAGGCTTACGGCGGCATGTTCGGAGACAGGCCCAACCAGGCCAATTTCTGCGACAACGGCATTATTCTTGGCAACCGGAACACCACGGCCAAGACGAAAGAGGTGAAGAAAGTATACCAGTACATGGCTTTTGAGCGCAAGGACGGGTCCCTGTCCGTTCGCAACAAATATTTCCATAAGCCTTTGAAAGGTTATACGCTTTATCTGGTATCCCTTGTTCCCGGCGGCGGCCATGCCGTGGAGCGCATGGTTCTGCCGGAGGTTCCCCCCGGCAAATCCGCAACGGTTAATCTGCCTTCAGCCGCTATGCGGACCGGTTCCCTGATGGTTCTGGCGGATGCCCGGTTCAAGCTCCCGGAAGACGTGAAGGAACTTTCCTCCAAGCAACTGGAACATGTGGTGAATGAGTGCGAAGCTTACGAGTGGTTCCCGGCATCTGCAGAGAAGGAGGTTCCCGTGCCTCCCCCGGCGGCGCTGCCTGCTGTTTCCGTGCTCCAGGGGGATTCCGTGGCCGTGCAGGGAAAAGGTTTTTCCGCCTCCTTCAAAAACGGGATGCTTTCCTCCCTCCGGTATGGCGGTCGGGATTTGATTTTGCCCGGCTATCCGGTGGAGCTCCAGGCGTACCGTTCTCCGGTGGATAACGATGCCTGGATCAGGAGCAAGGTTGAAGGGAAAATGAAGATGCAGAATATGAAAGCGGAATATTCCGACGTTAAAGCTGCCGTCATTTCCCCCGGCGTGGCCCGAATCACGGCACAGTTCCGGACGAAAGGTTCCGAGCTTGCCTTTTCCGGGGAAGTCGCGTGGACGGTTTTCGGCAACGGCATTATCAATGCTTCCGTCCGAATGTATCCCTCCGCCAAGGGAGAAGAACTCCTTCGGCTGGGCGTCACTTTCGGGATGCCTGCCGCGTATGACCGGGTAGAGTACCTGGGGCTGGGACCGTGGGATAATTACCGGGACCGCCGCACGAGCTGCTGGAAGGACATTTTCCGCACTTCCGTGGACGATATGTTTTTTGCTTATTCCCGGCCCCAGGATATGGGCAACCGCATGGAAACGGACTGGATAGCCTTGTCCAAACCCCAGGAGGACCAGGCTCTGTGGGTGGGGGCCGCCTCTCCCAGGGCTCCGCTGGAGGTTTCCGTCCTGCGTTATACGCCGAAGGAGCTTAACGATGCCAGGAGCCTGGACAGGCTGCCGGAGAAAAATAAAGTGATTGTGAATCTGGACGCTTTCCAGATGGGGCTGGGCGGCTCTTCCTGCGGGCCCCGTCCGCTGGTCAAGTACCAGACATTGAGCGGGGCCACAGCCCTGGGGTTTGTGCTGGCTCCCTCATCCGCCCTGCTGAATCTGGCGCGCACGGGGCTGGCCGTTCCCCATTCCCCTGTCATTGAACGGGATGGGGACGGCATGGTCAGTCTGACTTCCTCTACGCCCGAGGCGGAGATAAAGTATTCCGTCAACAAGGGGCCGGAAAAAACGTACCGGAATCCCTTCAAGCTTCCCGAAGGGGAAGTTAGGGCCTGGGCTGCCTCCATGAAGTCCGGCAAGGTTCCTTCCACGTCTCCCGGAGAGAGGAAATTCCCCCTCGTCAAGGGGCAGGGCGAATGGAAAATTCTAAGCGCTTCTTCGGAAGAGCCGGATACCGGTTTCGCCCATTTTGCCATTGACGGGAATCCGGATACCTATTGGCATACGTCCTATACGAACGGCCTGCCGGGGTTCCCCCACTCCATTGCCGTGGATATGGGAACCAGAATGAAGTTTACCGGATTTATCTACACGCCCAGAATGGACAAGGACAAGGGCCTCATCAGCCAGTACACGTTTTCCGTTTCCGATGACGGTCGGAATTGGAGGGAAGTGAAAAAAGGCCAGTTCTCCTACCACTATATCCGGAAGGATCCGGCTGTTCAGCGCATCGACTTCGGCAGGCCTGTGGAGGCCCGCTACTTTAAGCTTGACGCCCGGTCTCCGGTGAGGGGCGGGGAACAGAGCGCCACCGTTGCGGAGCTGAATATCATTACCCAATAA
- a CDS encoding glycoside hydrolase family 2 protein — MRKMMACMLGAALCFSMAGAETGVSSAEKASPLFGRMIWNRGWEFRLEDEPGKSGWQTVHLPHTFSLPYFMSDSFYTGFGSYRKKLVMPEEWQGKKVFLDCGAAFQVAEVKVNGKTAGRHEGGYTAFRSDLTPFLKPGENWVEVRVDNRWSPRIAPRAGEHTFSGGLYRNVHLHVCSPVYLPAHGVWVQTPEVTAARGKVRILTEVKNDTGTVRKVTVRHTVRDEQSGCVVLRGEKGAELGAGEDSRVQADLPPLASPRLWSPAAPNMYRVTTELLDEKGKVLDRAENPLGFRTLELTADQGMLINGKPVYLQGANVHQDHAGWGDAVTDAGARRDVRLMKNAGFNFIRGSHYPHSQAFLDACDREGMCMLNEGIFWGMGGFKEHDRYWNCDAYPAEKKDRIAFEESCMRQVREMVLQFRNHPSIVIWSISNEPFFTRHAPEARALCNRLITLVKELDPTRPVCAGGGQRGNFDKLGDMAALNGDGSHVKTPGRPSMVTEYGSVSCRRPGAYAPGWGDMKKDKEAGIRYPWRVGEAVWCGFDHGSIWPSGGRMGIVDYFRIPKRAWYWYRNALRNIPPPEWPVEGTPAQVKLSADKKVISPADGTDDVHVTVKVADAAGRQISNAVPVTLTVVSGPGEFPTGKSITFTPGTDIDLIDGCAAIEFRSYYAGKTVIRASSPGLKGDSLQIVCRNAPAYVAGRSAETRERPYKRFSAKERDIQLARYGRPESGEKANLAVLRPCSASSGFQETMKASDGDDVSAWHPSVEDKAPWWQLDMEFEFRLDRVEVKAAGSWKGPAPSVQVSRDGNSWKDIKAVLRKDGTELTAMCPEGTGARYVRIRLSPGQGIAEVAVWPADAS, encoded by the coding sequence ATGCGCAAGATGATGGCCTGCATGCTGGGCGCTGCCCTGTGTTTTTCCATGGCCGGAGCGGAAACAGGCGTTTCCTCTGCGGAAAAAGCTTCACCCCTGTTCGGGAGGATGATCTGGAATCGCGGCTGGGAGTTCCGGCTTGAGGACGAGCCCGGAAAGAGCGGCTGGCAGACGGTTCATCTGCCCCATACGTTCAGTCTGCCCTACTTTATGTCCGATTCCTTTTACACGGGGTTCGGCTCCTACCGCAAGAAGCTTGTCATGCCGGAGGAATGGCAGGGGAAGAAGGTGTTTCTGGATTGCGGCGCAGCTTTCCAGGTGGCGGAGGTGAAGGTGAATGGGAAGACTGCGGGAAGGCATGAAGGGGGGTATACGGCCTTCCGGTCGGATTTGACGCCTTTCCTGAAGCCCGGCGAGAACTGGGTGGAGGTACGGGTGGATAACCGCTGGAGCCCCCGCATTGCGCCTCGGGCGGGGGAGCATACTTTTTCCGGAGGACTGTACCGGAACGTGCATCTGCACGTGTGTTCTCCCGTGTATTTGCCCGCGCACGGAGTATGGGTTCAGACGCCGGAGGTGACGGCGGCCCGCGGGAAGGTCCGGATTTTGACGGAAGTGAAGAATGATACCGGGACAGTGAGGAAAGTGACGGTGCGGCATACTGTGCGGGATGAGCAAAGCGGCTGCGTGGTGCTGCGGGGAGAGAAGGGCGCGGAACTGGGGGCCGGGGAAGATTCTCGCGTACAGGCTGACCTGCCTCCTCTGGCTTCTCCCAGGTTGTGGAGCCCTGCGGCCCCCAATATGTACCGTGTGACGACGGAATTGTTGGACGAGAAGGGGAAGGTGCTGGACCGGGCTGAAAATCCCCTGGGTTTCCGTACTCTGGAGCTGACGGCGGACCAGGGTATGCTGATTAACGGGAAACCTGTTTATCTGCAGGGGGCCAATGTGCACCAGGACCACGCCGGGTGGGGGGATGCCGTGACGGATGCCGGGGCCCGCCGTGATGTACGGCTGATGAAGAACGCCGGGTTTAATTTCATCCGCGGCTCCCATTACCCTCATTCCCAGGCTTTTCTGGATGCTTGCGACCGGGAGGGCATGTGCATGCTGAATGAAGGCATTTTCTGGGGAATGGGCGGGTTCAAGGAGCATGACAGATACTGGAATTGCGATGCCTATCCTGCGGAAAAGAAGGATCGTATTGCGTTTGAGGAAAGCTGCATGCGCCAGGTGAGGGAGATGGTGCTTCAATTCCGCAATCATCCTTCCATCGTCATCTGGAGCATCAGCAATGAACCGTTTTTTACCAGGCATGCGCCGGAGGCCAGGGCTTTGTGCAACAGGCTCATTACCTTGGTGAAGGAGTTGGACCCGACGCGCCCCGTGTGCGCCGGGGGCGGGCAGCGCGGAAATTTTGACAAGCTGGGGGACATGGCCGCCTTGAACGGGGACGGTTCCCATGTGAAGACGCCCGGCAGGCCCAGCATGGTGACGGAGTATGGTTCCGTGAGCTGCCGGAGGCCGGGGGCGTATGCGCCGGGCTGGGGGGATATGAAGAAGGATAAGGAAGCGGGGATTCGCTATCCCTGGCGCGTGGGAGAGGCGGTCTGGTGCGGCTTTGACCACGGCAGCATCTGGCCTTCCGGAGGGCGCATGGGCATTGTGGATTACTTCCGCATTCCCAAGCGGGCCTGGTACTGGTACAGGAATGCGTTGAGGAATATTCCTCCTCCGGAGTGGCCTGTAGAGGGGACTCCGGCACAGGTGAAACTGTCCGCGGACAAGAAGGTTATCAGCCCGGCGGACGGCACGGACGATGTGCATGTGACCGTGAAAGTGGCGGACGCCGCCGGAAGGCAGATATCCAATGCCGTGCCGGTGACGCTTACGGTGGTATCGGGTCCCGGGGAGTTCCCTACCGGCAAAAGCATTACGTTCACGCCCGGAACGGATATTGATTTAATTGACGGCTGTGCGGCGATTGAGTTTCGGTCTTATTATGCCGGGAAGACAGTGATCAGGGCGTCTTCTCCCGGATTGAAGGGGGATAGCCTCCAAATCGTTTGCCGGAATGCTCCGGCTTACGTAGCGGGCAGGAGCGCGGAAACGCGGGAAAGGCCCTACAAGCGTTTTAGCGCAAAGGAGAGGGATATCCAGCTGGCGCGGTACGGACGGCCCGAATCCGGAGAGAAAGCCAATTTGGCTGTATTGAGGCCCTGTTCCGCTTCCTCCGGATTTCAGGAGACGATGAAGGCTTCCGACGGTGACGATGTTTCTGCATGGCATCCGTCCGTGGAAGACAAAGCGCCGTGGTGGCAGCTGGACATGGAGTTTGAATTCCGCCTGGACCGGGTGGAGGTGAAGGCAGCCGGAAGCTGGAAGGGGCCGGCTCCCTCGGTTCAGGTCAGCAGGGACGGAAATAGCTGGAAGGACATTAAAGCCGTTTTGCGCAAGGATGGGACGGAGCTGACCGCAATGTGTCCGGAAGGGACCGGCGCCAGGTACGTACGCATCCGCCTGTCTCCGGGGCAGGGAATTGCGGAAGTGGCCGTATGGCCGGCGGATGCGTCATGA